From the genome of Cognaticolwellia beringensis, one region includes:
- the ribF gene encoding bifunctional riboflavin kinase/FAD synthetase, with protein sequence MQLTRGIHNMRINVDNNRQGCVLTIGNFDGVHLGHQQVITALVEKAKMLNCEAAVLVFEPQPQELFSPETAPARLCRLRDKYALLKNLGIDRLICINFNRKFASLTAETFIEELLVKRLSIKHLIVGDDFHFGKNRQGNFSMLKAAGKKFNFSVSDTASHKLAGCRVSSTAIRQLLENDDLDAAKAMLGRPYSIIGKVFHGDKRGREMGFPTANVRLKRRVSPVSGVYVVQVNSQFGQHYGVANIGSRPTVAGIRQQLEVHIFNFDDNLYGAVIEVVMLKKLRSEQKFSSLSALIEQIGIDTEQARTFVQHLAIT encoded by the coding sequence ATGCAATTAACACGTGGCATTCATAACATGCGCATTAACGTTGATAACAATCGTCAAGGTTGCGTGTTAACTATCGGGAATTTTGACGGTGTTCATTTAGGCCATCAGCAGGTTATTACTGCGTTAGTTGAAAAAGCAAAAATGCTGAACTGTGAAGCCGCTGTATTGGTGTTTGAACCCCAACCACAAGAGTTATTTTCGCCTGAAACAGCACCGGCAAGATTGTGTCGATTACGTGACAAATATGCCTTATTAAAAAATTTAGGTATAGATAGATTAATTTGTATCAATTTTAATAGGAAGTTTGCTAGTCTAACCGCCGAGACGTTTATTGAAGAATTATTAGTTAAACGTTTATCGATAAAACACTTGATTGTTGGTGATGATTTTCATTTTGGTAAAAATCGCCAAGGTAATTTTTCCATGCTTAAAGCCGCAGGGAAAAAGTTTAATTTTTCCGTCTCCGATACCGCCAGCCATAAATTAGCCGGTTGTCGAGTGAGTAGTACGGCGATTAGACAACTATTAGAAAACGATGATTTAGACGCCGCGAAAGCTATGTTAGGGCGTCCATACTCTATCATTGGAAAAGTTTTTCACGGTGACAAGCGTGGTCGTGAAATGGGTTTTCCGACCGCTAATGTAAGATTGAAACGCCGTGTTTCACCTGTCTCAGGGGTATACGTGGTGCAGGTTAACAGCCAATTTGGTCAGCACTACGGTGTGGCCAATATAGGCTCAAGACCAACAGTTGCCGGTATTAGGCAACAATTAGAAGTACATATATTTAATTTTGATGACAATTTGTATGGTGCAGTCATTGAAGTAGTTATGTTGAAAAAACTACGTAGCGAACAGAAGTTCAGCTCGCTATCTGCACTTATTGAACAAATTGGTATTGATACAGAACAAGCCCGCACTTTTGTGCAGCATTTAGCGATAACTTAA
- the pilV gene encoding type IV pilus modification protein PilV produces the protein MNNSFIRSTRNNPYRNKGMTFIEVLVAVFILVTGILGAVAMQASAKKGSFDAMQRSVASALAQDIIERMRSNNSTALASYAATDYGVTLNSLPGKRCNTLAGLCTPAEMITNDLYEWEVSLMGADVVNNGNNRAGLTGVRGCISQALNAVTVVVSWEGRTDIADGNKDSCGTASTKRRQVIVKAFIN, from the coding sequence TTGAATAATTCATTTATCCGATCAACTCGAAATAACCCGTATCGAAATAAAGGCATGACCTTCATAGAAGTGTTAGTCGCTGTGTTTATTCTAGTTACTGGCATATTAGGTGCTGTAGCAATGCAAGCTTCGGCGAAAAAAGGCAGTTTCGACGCTATGCAACGCTCTGTTGCTTCGGCCTTAGCGCAAGATATTATCGAGCGTATGCGCAGTAACAATTCGACAGCATTAGCTTCTTATGCTGCTACAGATTATGGTGTAACACTGAATTCATTACCAGGTAAACGGTGTAATACACTTGCAGGTCTTTGTACTCCGGCAGAAATGATCACTAATGATCTATATGAATGGGAAGTTTCTCTAATGGGCGCTGATGTTGTGAATAACGGCAACAATAGAGCTGGTTTAACGGGGGTCAGGGGCTGTATAAGTCAGGCATTGAATGCGGTAACTGTAGTGGTAAGTTGGGAAGGGCGCACAGATATAGCCGATGGAAATAAAGACAGTTGCGGTACTGCTAGTACCAAAAGGCGACAAGTAATTGTTAAGGCATTTATAAATTAA
- the fkpB gene encoding FKBP-type peptidyl-prolyl cis-trans isomerase gives MTNLVTASSEIIAHITMKLADGSAADSTKVNKKPAKIIMGDTSISPAFEAQLLGMSAGESKEFVLAAVDAFGEPLPENIHYMDISKFSDEAPAVVGNIITFTQPGGELPGMIKDVSGSSVTIDFNHPLAGQEVTFVIDVVEVI, from the coding sequence ATGACAAATTTAGTAACAGCTTCTTCAGAAATTATCGCCCATATCACCATGAAACTGGCTGATGGCTCTGCTGCAGATAGTACCAAAGTTAATAAAAAACCAGCGAAAATCATCATGGGAGATACCAGCATTTCTCCAGCATTTGAAGCCCAACTTCTCGGTATGTCAGCCGGAGAAAGTAAAGAGTTTGTTTTAGCTGCTGTCGATGCCTTCGGTGAACCATTACCAGAAAATATTCACTATATGGATATTAGCAAATTCAGTGATGAGGCACCGGCTGTAGTAGGCAACATAATAACTTTTACTCAACCAGGTGGTGAGTTGCCTGGTATGATTAAAGATGTTTCGGGTAGTTCAGTAACCATCGACTTTAATCATCCTTTAGCTGGTCAGGAAGTCACGTTTGTAATTGACGTTGTTGAAGTTATCTAG
- the ileS gene encoding isoleucine--tRNA ligase, whose protein sequence is MSDYKQTLNLPATSFAMKGNMANREPNMLKEWAEKDLYGQIRAAKKGKKSFILHDGPPYANGDIHLGHSVNKILKDIIVKSKTLSDFNAPYVPGWDCHGLPIELMVEKKVGKPGHKVSASVFREKCREYAAKQVNAQREDFKRLGVFADWDNPYRTMDFDTEANIIRSLGKIAENGHLHQGFKPVHWCTDCGSSLAEAEVEYQDKQSPAIDVKFIAVDQSIADKFNHPEDHAGEGSVSVVIWTTTPWTLPANRAVSVNAEVEYSLVQAETEQGKERFILASDLVTSCMDRFGISKYHALGFCKGSDLELVQLKHPFYDFTVPVILGEHVTTDSGTGCVHTAPGHGVEDFVVGKLYNLEVANPVGANGVYLDDTPLFAGQHVFKANANVVETLKEHGTLVHHHALEHSYPHCWRHKTPLIFRATPQWFISMDNKGLRKDSLSEIEKTQWIPDWGQRRIESMVEGRPDWCISRQRTWGVPMALFIHKDTGALHPRSIELIETVAKRVEEKGIQAWFDLEASELIGNDAQEYVKVPDTLDVWFDSGTTHYSVVNAREEFDGIADLYLEGSDQHRGWFMSSMISSVAMNGKAPYKQVLTHGFVVDAKGHKMSKSLGNVITPKEITNTLGADILRLWTASVNYTQEITAGDEIFKRQADAYRRIRNTSRFLLSNLNGFDPKTDSIAFDDMVALDRWAVDKAAQLQADIIAAYDEYEFHVVVHKLMNFCTTELGGFYLDIIKDRQYTAKEDSVARRSCQTAMYLIAEAMTRWMAPILSFTAQEIWQALPTASGDTREEFVFTGVWFDGLPKTSTTSALNNDYWNELLLVRTEVNKALENARKEKQVGKALEAAVTLYTTAELAEKLQQLGEELRFVLITSKAVVNVVESAPAEALTTEVSGLWLTVAPAEGAKCDRCWHVTEDIGQNEKHPELCGRCISNVDGDGEVRQFA, encoded by the coding sequence ATGAGTGATTACAAGCAAACCCTAAATTTGCCCGCAACGTCTTTCGCGATGAAAGGGAACATGGCAAATCGTGAACCTAATATGCTAAAAGAATGGGCTGAGAAAGACTTATACGGTCAAATTCGTGCCGCTAAAAAAGGCAAGAAATCATTCATTCTGCATGACGGTCCTCCGTATGCAAATGGTGATATTCATTTAGGTCACTCTGTTAATAAAATTTTGAAAGACATTATTGTTAAATCAAAAACTTTATCAGATTTCAATGCGCCATACGTGCCGGGTTGGGATTGCCATGGTTTACCGATTGAATTAATGGTTGAGAAAAAGGTCGGTAAACCCGGTCATAAAGTTTCTGCGAGTGTTTTTCGTGAAAAGTGTCGTGAATATGCTGCTAAGCAAGTTAATGCTCAACGTGAAGATTTCAAACGTTTAGGTGTTTTTGCTGACTGGGATAATCCTTACCGCACGATGGATTTCGATACTGAAGCTAACATTATTCGTTCATTGGGTAAAATTGCTGAAAATGGGCATTTACACCAAGGTTTCAAACCTGTGCATTGGTGTACAGATTGTGGCTCTTCTTTAGCTGAAGCAGAAGTAGAGTATCAAGATAAGCAATCTCCGGCGATTGATGTAAAATTTATCGCCGTAGACCAAAGTATTGCTGATAAGTTTAATCACCCGGAAGATCATGCCGGTGAAGGTTCAGTTTCCGTTGTGATCTGGACTACCACACCTTGGACATTACCTGCTAACCGTGCAGTTTCAGTTAATGCGGAAGTAGAATATAGCTTAGTACAGGCTGAAACTGAGCAAGGGAAAGAACGCTTTATCCTAGCCTCTGATTTAGTGACTTCTTGTATGGATCGTTTTGGTATCAGTAAATACCACGCATTAGGTTTTTGTAAAGGTAGCGATTTAGAGCTTGTACAATTAAAGCACCCTTTTTACGATTTCACCGTTCCAGTTATTTTAGGTGAGCATGTAACTACCGACTCTGGTACGGGTTGTGTTCATACTGCGCCGGGGCATGGTGTTGAAGATTTTGTTGTTGGTAAATTATATAACTTAGAAGTAGCAAATCCTGTCGGTGCTAATGGTGTTTATTTAGACGATACGCCATTGTTTGCTGGTCAGCATGTTTTTAAAGCCAATGCTAATGTAGTTGAAACCTTAAAAGAACATGGCACATTAGTGCATCATCATGCACTAGAGCATTCTTACCCACATTGCTGGCGCCATAAAACTCCATTGATTTTCCGTGCTACACCGCAATGGTTTATCAGTATGGATAATAAAGGTTTACGTAAAGACTCATTAAGCGAGATTGAAAAAACTCAGTGGATCCCTGATTGGGGTCAACGTCGAATCGAATCTATGGTTGAAGGTCGTCCTGATTGGTGTATTTCACGTCAGCGTACGTGGGGCGTGCCAATGGCATTGTTCATTCATAAAGATACCGGCGCCTTGCATCCTCGCAGTATCGAGTTAATTGAAACCGTGGCAAAACGTGTTGAAGAAAAAGGCATTCAAGCATGGTTTGATCTAGAGGCATCAGAGCTGATTGGCAATGATGCACAAGAATACGTAAAAGTCCCTGACACGCTCGACGTTTGGTTTGACTCTGGTACTACGCATTATTCCGTTGTGAATGCTCGTGAAGAATTTGACGGTATTGCTGACTTGTATTTAGAAGGTTCGGATCAGCATCGCGGTTGGTTTATGTCTTCAATGATCTCTTCTGTAGCGATGAATGGTAAAGCACCTTATAAACAAGTGCTAACGCATGGCTTTGTGGTTGATGCTAAAGGCCATAAAATGTCTAAATCTTTAGGCAATGTTATTACGCCAAAAGAAATTACTAATACCCTAGGCGCTGATATTTTACGTTTATGGACCGCATCGGTAAATTACACGCAAGAAATTACTGCAGGCGATGAAATATTTAAACGCCAAGCTGATGCGTATCGTCGTATTCGAAATACTTCACGCTTTTTATTATCAAACTTAAACGGCTTTGATCCAAAAACAGATTCAATTGCCTTTGATGATATGGTGGCGCTTGATCGTTGGGCGGTAGATAAAGCGGCGCAATTACAAGCTGATATTATTGCGGCTTATGATGAATATGAATTTCACGTGGTTGTGCACAAGTTAATGAACTTCTGTACGACAGAACTGGGTGGCTTTTATTTAGATATTATTAAAGACCGTCAATACACAGCGAAAGAAGACAGTGTTGCTCGACGTTCATGTCAAACGGCGATGTATTTAATTGCTGAAGCGATGACGCGTTGGATGGCACCAATTTTGTCTTTTACAGCACAAGAAATTTGGCAAGCACTTCCTACAGCATCAGGTGATACTCGTGAAGAGTTCGTTTTCACAGGTGTTTGGTTTGATGGTTTGCCAAAAACTTCTACTACCAGTGCTTTAAATAATGATTATTGGAACGAGCTTTTATTAGTGCGAACCGAAGTAAATAAAGCGTTAGAAAATGCTCGTAAAGAAAAGCAGGTAGGTAAAGCACTTGAAGCAGCCGTTACATTATATACGACAGCTGAACTTGCAGAAAAATTACAGCAATTAGGTGAAGAACTACGCTTTGTCTTAATCACTTCTAAAGCGGTTGTTAACGTTGTTGAAAGTGCGCCAGCAGAAGCGTTAACCACTGAGGTTAGCGGTTTATGGCTAACCGTTGCCCCAGCTGAAGGTGCTAAGTGTGATCGTTGTTGGCATGTCACTGAAGACATTGGACAAAACGAAAAGCACCCAGAGCTTTGTGGTCGTTGTATTAGCAACGTAGATGGTGATGGTGAAGTGCGTCAATTCGCTTAA
- the lspA gene encoding signal peptidase II gives MKNLFTQTGLRWWWLTVIFLVADQVTKQLIVSNMDLYQSIDILPFFNLTYVHNLGAAFSFLADQGGWQRWFFTVIAAIASIVFIVWLAKTPKQQVLLSVAFALMLSGAVGNLIDRLLFGYVIDFLDFYGFGYHFPAFNIADSMIFIGAALMIFDSFKNDESSKQTQDINS, from the coding sequence ATGAAAAATTTATTTACCCAAACAGGTTTACGTTGGTGGTGGTTAACCGTTATTTTTTTAGTGGCGGATCAAGTAACTAAGCAGTTAATCGTCAGTAATATGGACTTATATCAATCCATCGATATTCTGCCTTTTTTCAACTTAACTTATGTCCATAACTTGGGTGCAGCCTTTAGCTTTCTTGCTGACCAAGGTGGCTGGCAACGTTGGTTTTTTACGGTGATTGCCGCTATTGCTAGTATTGTTTTCATTGTTTGGCTAGCAAAAACACCTAAGCAACAAGTGTTGTTATCAGTGGCATTCGCTTTAATGCTAAGTGGTGCAGTAGGCAACCTGATTGATCGTCTGCTGTTTGGCTATGTTATCGACTTTTTAGACTTTTATGGCTTTGGTTATCATTTTCCTGCCTTTAACATTGCTGACTCAATGATATTCATTGGGGCCGCATTAATGATTTTTGATTCATTTAAAAATGATGAGTCGAGTAAACAAACACAAGACATTAATTCTTAA
- the ispH gene encoding 4-hydroxy-3-methylbut-2-enyl diphosphate reductase has product MEIILANPRGFCAGVDRAISIVDRALDLFEAPIYVRHEVVHNKFVVNGLKDRGAVFVDELNEVPDDSTVIFSAHGVSKAVRNEAKNRGLKVFDATCPLVTKVHMEVSRTSRKDIECILIGHAGHPEVEGTMGQYESTQGGIYLVESTEDVETLEIKNSEKLYYCSQTTLSVDDTSDVIDALRKKFPLIQGPRKDDICYATQNRQDAVRAIAEQVQLLLVVGAKNSSNSNRLRELAEKIGTTSYLIDTADDIDVSWLNNVNKVGVTAGASAPAILVQQVIEALKTFGGQEVIEYPGREENTVFAVPIELR; this is encoded by the coding sequence ATGGAAATTATTTTAGCTAACCCTCGAGGTTTTTGTGCCGGCGTTGACCGGGCTATCAGTATCGTCGATAGAGCACTTGATTTATTCGAAGCACCTATTTATGTTCGCCATGAAGTGGTACACAACAAGTTTGTAGTTAACGGATTAAAAGACCGTGGTGCCGTATTTGTTGATGAACTTAATGAAGTACCTGATGACAGTACGGTGATATTCAGTGCTCATGGTGTGTCGAAAGCCGTTCGCAATGAAGCGAAGAATCGTGGCTTAAAAGTGTTTGATGCCACTTGTCCGTTGGTTACCAAAGTGCATATGGAAGTTTCACGAACTAGCCGAAAAGATATCGAATGCATTCTAATCGGACATGCGGGTCATCCCGAAGTCGAAGGTACTATGGGGCAATATGAAAGTACCCAAGGTGGCATATATTTAGTTGAATCTACAGAAGATGTGGAAACACTTGAAATAAAAAACTCAGAAAAACTGTATTATTGTAGTCAAACTACGTTATCGGTAGATGATACCAGTGATGTTATTGATGCTTTAAGAAAAAAATTTCCTTTAATTCAAGGACCGCGAAAAGATGATATTTGTTATGCAACACAAAATCGTCAAGACGCTGTGCGTGCTATTGCAGAACAAGTACAATTATTGCTGGTTGTTGGTGCTAAAAACAGCTCTAACTCTAATCGTTTAAGGGAGTTAGCAGAAAAAATTGGTACCACATCCTATTTAATTGATACCGCTGATGATATAGATGTTTCTTGGTTAAATAACGTCAATAAAGTTGGCGTAACTGCTGGAGCATCAGCACCTGCAATATTAGTTCAGCAAGTGATCGAAGCACTTAAAACCTTTGGTGGTCAAGAAGTTATCGAATATCCTGGTCGAGAAGAAAATACAGTGTTTGCGGTGCCGATAGAATTACGCTAG
- a CDS encoding PilW family protein, which yields MKNQRGYTLIEIFISLAIGLALFAGILSVFVGMKTTTQETATYGELQENGRFALSVLSDDLLRQNFWGDYTGTLDRSMLNAVPGAPGNECIGAGLNNGTFPNAIGHFRTLWGQTVTNSSIMGCIDNAKITSDIIQLKRAVSDPLTASTSNNYYIISNLSEAEIFTGTVIPTVANSQIWEYQHHIYYVREEAQGNNTVPVLMQGRLTTNMTFDPIIDGIEMIRFMYGIDTDAPGSAGYGVVNSFIPANNMTLTQWDNGSNTRILAVRIYVLARSILPDNKYTNTNTYNLGNLPVTFNDNYRRLLFNSTVTIYNAGVDSW from the coding sequence ATGAAAAATCAACGCGGCTATACTTTAATAGAAATATTTATTTCCTTAGCGATTGGCTTAGCACTCTTTGCTGGCATCCTGAGTGTTTTTGTAGGTATGAAAACTACAACCCAAGAAACAGCTACTTACGGTGAGTTACAAGAAAATGGACGTTTTGCCTTAAGTGTACTTAGTGACGATTTATTAAGGCAAAATTTTTGGGGTGATTACACTGGCACATTAGACCGATCAATGTTGAATGCAGTACCAGGAGCACCTGGAAATGAATGCATTGGAGCAGGCTTAAATAATGGCACTTTCCCGAACGCTATTGGGCACTTTAGAACGCTTTGGGGGCAAACAGTCACTAATAGTTCTATTATGGGGTGTATTGATAATGCAAAAATAACCTCTGATATTATTCAATTAAAACGGGCGGTTTCTGATCCTTTAACGGCGAGCACTAGTAATAACTACTATATAATTTCAAACTTAAGTGAAGCTGAAATATTTACGGGTACAGTTATACCAACGGTTGCTAATAGTCAGATTTGGGAATATCAACATCATATTTACTATGTTAGAGAAGAAGCACAAGGTAATAATACAGTACCTGTTTTGATGCAAGGACGACTAACAACGAATATGACTTTTGATCCTATAATTGACGGTATTGAAATGATCCGTTTTATGTATGGAATAGACACTGACGCGCCGGGTAGTGCCGGTTATGGGGTTGTGAACTCCTTTATTCCAGCAAATAATATGACGTTAACTCAATGGGATAATGGTAGTAATACTAGAATTTTAGCTGTTCGTATTTATGTGTTAGCACGTAGCATTTTGCCAGATAACAAATATACTAATACAAATACCTATAATTTGGGTAATTTGCCTGTTACATTTAATGACAACTACCGTCGATTATTATTCA